In the Tribolium castaneum strain GA2 chromosome 1, icTriCast1.1, whole genome shotgun sequence genome, one interval contains:
- the Polr2K gene encoding DNA-directed RNA polymerases I, II, and III subunit RPABC4 has product MSEPSTKDSGATKTPMVYICGECHNENEIRPRDPIRCRECGYRIMYKKRTKRLAVFDAR; this is encoded by the exons ATGTCGGAACCTTCGACCAAAGACTCAGGGGCCACGAAAACTCCCATGGTTTACATTTGCGGAG aatGCCACAATGAGAACGAAATAAGGCCGCGGGATCCAATCAGGTGCCGGGAATGTGGGTACCGTATTATGTACAAGAAGAGAACCAAACGAT TGGCCGTGTTTGACGCCcggtga